The sequence TCCACATACGCTTCGCCCAGATTTGATAATGAAGGTGTCAGCAGATAGGAGAGAGAAGAAGCATGAGGAACGCGAATGGTAACGTCGGGAGAGGGCGCGCTACTGAAGTCGAAACGCTGCCCGTTCCACAATTCAAGCCGCAATGGCAAAGCAGCGTGAGTGCGGATTTCTTCCACCCAATTTTCAAGTTTTTTTTCCCAGAACATTTTCTATTCTCCTCAGAATAATAACTGCGACTATCGAAAATACGCTTTTGCAAGCTTCATTCAGTCATTGTTCGTGGGCATTCGCGATCACTTTATCATTTGTTTTTATTCGCTGTTATGGCTGCAACCGTTCTCGTTGCCAAGTACCATTTATATTTAGCCGATACACAATGCGATCATGCAATCGAGATCGGCGACCCTGCCAAAATTCTACCGTATCTGGAATAAGTTTGTATCCGCCCCAATTTTTTGGACGTTCCGGGTGATCACCAAACTTTTTTTCGGCCTCTAAATAGTGGGCCTCAAGTAATGCGCGATTTGCGATTGGATGACTCTGATCGGAAGCAATCGCACCTATCTGACTACGCAATGGACGACTGGAAAAATAGGCATCGCTCTCGGCTTCCGAAACACGGTCAACACGTCCTTCCAGACGTACCTGACGTTCTAATTCAACCCAGTGAAAGAGCAGCGCTGCAAACGGATTGTGTGCAAGATCTTGACCTTTTCGACTGGCGTAATTGGTGAACCATGTGATGCCCTGTGCATCGAAATTTTTTATCAGTACGATGCGCGAGGATGGCCTTCCGCTTTCGTTGACAGTGGCCAGACTCATCGAATTTGGTTCCGGGACTTGTGCCTTGATAGCCTCGCCTAACCATTTTTCAAATTGCGCCAGCGGCTCACTGAGCGTGTCCGCTTTCGATAAGCTGGCTTGACTATAGTCGGTGCGAAGATCGGCGATTGACGTGGTGATCTTGTTAGTGTCGATACTCATACGGAAATTCCTCTACGGCGTTGCATAGCTGTTCCTAACAGGGTCATTTGTGCGGCGCTAAAAATACGTTTTGCCATTGGCGCGATCCACGTTTCTTCCTTCTCCATATGTGCCAGATAGAGAGTCGAAAAAAGTGAGACGTCGTCACCGGAAAGCTCAGCACTTTGACCGGATTGCACCGCTAACAGTTGCGCGCTCAACTGATGCCAGAGTTGCGCCATTTGCTGGTGTTCATCAATAATTTCCGGCCCTAATCGTCGCAAAACCTCAGCATCTTCATCTTTTGCAGTGGCTGTCAGCATTGGAAATAAATCCTGCTCTTCATCGTCGTGATGATGTGGTGCAGCTTTATTGAAGTAGCGCAGAATACTGGTTGCCGCTTCTTGCGCCTCTTGGTTGGCGCCATGTTCTGACAAGTGTGTTCGCAACCGCTCAAGCGTCGCAAGTTGTTTGCGGATTCGCTCATGGCAGTGTTTGAGGACGGCAATCGGCTGACCAAAATCGGGCGCTGTTTCGAAAAGTGAATTTTCCATAGTTATCCTGGTGACGATTAATTAAGATGATTGATGATCATTGTGCGTCATGTTTTGTGTCATGTTGCAGGAATACGTAATTGATGAATAGATCCTATTAGAACATTTGTGCTGATGCAGCGTAAATGGCGTAAAAATAGGTCAGGATGGTCGTAAAAAATGTGCAACATAGTGTTTATCAATTGATTCAGTCAGAGGCAGTATCCGCGATCAGAATCAGACTGATATGATAGAAATACGCTGGCAAGAATGTATCGGTAAAATAGGGACGCTAATCATCAGTCCTGAATCGGCGCATTGCAGAACACAGAACGCTTTGGTTAGCCTTCAACATTATGTCGCAATAGTGGCTTTTTCATCACTTGCCCATGCTTTTATGTTGTCGGTTCATTTTCTGTTACTTGCCTGTTTTTGCCACAATTGTTGCAAAATAGAATTTCAATTGTTGTTTAATCGTCATTTATTATCCTACTCTTTGTAAACACTTATGTCTTCATCCGTTTTGCCCGTCAACGTGTCTGTTCATCCCGATTCCACCAGCGCAGAGGAGTTCGATTTCGACCGTCGCTTTGGTGGTATCGCTCGCCTTTACGGTGCGCCAGCGCTGGCGCGTTTTCGGCTAGCGAATGTCTGCATTATAGGGGTAGGCGGTGTGGGTTCGTGGGCGGTTGAAGCGCTGGCGCGTAGCGCAGTCGGCCATCTGACCATGATCGATCTGGATAATTTGGCGGAGTCTAACGTCAATCGCCAGATCCATGCGCTTACCGATACGCTAGGACAGGCCAAAGTGACCGCGTTGGCAGAGCGCATTAAACAGATCAATCCGTATTGCCAGGTCACTGAAGTGGAAGATTTTGTGACGATCGATAACCTCGAGGAAATGCTGGGTGGCAAGCGCTATGATTATGTGATTGACGCCATCGACAATGTACGCGCCAAGACGGCAATAATCGCCTATTGCCGTGATCACGCTATTGGCTTGATTACCATTGGCAGCGCGGGGGGGCAATTAGATCCAACCCGCATTGAAATTCGCGATTTGGCACGCACGGAGCAAGAACCGTTGCTGGCCAAGGTACGTAAGCTGCTTCGCTCGCAGCACCGATTCCCGCGCGGTGAAAAAAGTAAATTTGGTATTGATGCTGTATTTTCGACTGAACCTGTGCGCCTACCTGTTAATGAAGATGTTTGCGCAATTGATGACAAGGCAAACACTTCTGTTAATACCTCAGTCACGGGTTTAAATTGTGCGGGTTATGGCTCTGCAGTCGTCGTCACGGCGAGCTTTGGGCTGGCCGCCGCGGCCTACGTATTACGCAAGCTTGCCGTTGATACCGATTCAAAAGCTGCATTATGAACAAGTATTGATAGGCGTAATCGAACAGTATTCGCATTGATGCAAGCGGGTTTCAGATCACTGACTAATTGGGTCGGTAAATTGGATTATATTCGCCACCTATTCTTACACGGCGTTGAGGCGGTGAATGATTGAGGGTTGACATGCATGGCTCAGCTAACTAGAATTCGCCTCATTATGTTTCTTGGAGTTTCAATTTTGGACAGTAGTTCTAGACCCTGTGGATGGGCAAACAGCCTGTCACAATTCGCGTAAGCATTAGCAGACCTCATTCCGCTTCAGCCCGCGACTTGTGACGATGAATTACACATTTTTGTAATTTGTTGCAATGCATTTTGCAATAGCGTGCTGTGGTATCGCATTTTCCGGTGATCGTTATCGTCATCGCACATTCGTATACTCCCATCCTTTTTGATTGATCTTAGTCGTTTGCCGGCGCGCGGAATCGTTGCGTCGCTCAGGACTAAATGTTGTCTACGCATACCGTTTCGGAATGTGTGGCAGCTGACGCTGAGGTGTGGATTATGGAATGGCAAGTTTTTTTAGTGCGGGTTTTACTCGCGCTCACTCTAGGTGCGTTGATTGGCGCAGAGCGTCAGATGCGTCAGCGTATGGCAGGATTGCGTACTAATGCTTTGGTAGCTATCGGCGCTTCGCTGTTTGTGATGGTGTCAGCGTTTGAAACCGATCCGCAAGGGGCGACGCGCATCGCCTCCTATGTTGTATCCGGTATTGGGTTTTTAGGGGCTGGCGTGATCATGCGCGAAGGCGCGAGTGTGCGTGGCTTGAATACGGCGGCAACCCTATGGTGTTCAGCAGCTGTCGGCGTGTTATGCGGCTTGGGGCATCCACTTGAAGCGGCGATTGGTGCGGCAGCGATTCTGGGCACCAATGTCTTGTTACGCAGCGTCTCACATCTGATCAATCGGCAAGACCTGCAAGGCGCAACCGAGATTGAACAGGTTTACCGTCTCTCTATCGTTTGTCGCCCTGATGACGAGGTACAG is a genomic window of Glaciimonas sp. CA11.2 containing:
- the pdxH gene encoding pyridoxamine 5'-phosphate oxidase; the encoded protein is MSIDTNKITTSIADLRTDYSQASLSKADTLSEPLAQFEKWLGEAIKAQVPEPNSMSLATVNESGRPSSRIVLIKNFDAQGITWFTNYASRKGQDLAHNPFAALLFHWVELERQVRLEGRVDRVSEAESDAYFSSRPLRSQIGAIASDQSHPIANRALLEAHYLEAEKKFGDHPERPKNWGGYKLIPDTVEFWQGRRSRLHDRIVYRLNINGTWQRERLQP
- a CDS encoding hemerythrin domain-containing protein; its protein translation is MENSLFETAPDFGQPIAVLKHCHERIRKQLATLERLRTHLSEHGANQEAQEAATSILRYFNKAAPHHHDDEEQDLFPMLTATAKDEDAEVLRRLGPEIIDEHQQMAQLWHQLSAQLLAVQSGQSAELSGDDVSLFSTLYLAHMEKEETWIAPMAKRIFSAAQMTLLGTAMQRRRGISV
- the tcdA gene encoding tRNA cyclic N6-threonylcarbamoyladenosine(37) synthase TcdA — its product is MSSSVLPVNVSVHPDSTSAEEFDFDRRFGGIARLYGAPALARFRLANVCIIGVGGVGSWAVEALARSAVGHLTMIDLDNLAESNVNRQIHALTDTLGQAKVTALAERIKQINPYCQVTEVEDFVTIDNLEEMLGGKRYDYVIDAIDNVRAKTAIIAYCRDHAIGLITIGSAGGQLDPTRIEIRDLARTEQEPLLAKVRKLLRSQHRFPRGEKSKFGIDAVFSTEPVRLPVNEDVCAIDDKANTSVNTSVTGLNCAGYGSAVVVTASFGLAAAAYVLRKLAVDTDSKAAL
- a CDS encoding MgtC/SapB family protein, whose translation is MEWQVFLVRVLLALTLGALIGAERQMRQRMAGLRTNALVAIGASLFVMVSAFETDPQGATRIASYVVSGIGFLGAGVIMREGASVRGLNTAATLWCSAAVGVLCGLGHPLEAAIGAAAILGTNVLLRSVSHLINRQDLQGATEIEQVYRLSIVCRPDDEVQVRTLMLHMLNGMPHLVVQSLHSEDLPSGTQLEVRADLITSPSNHLQLEQIVSRVSLEKGVSAARWAVLSDIEN